A portion of the Scleropages formosus chromosome 15, fSclFor1.1, whole genome shotgun sequence genome contains these proteins:
- the ccdc9b gene encoding coiled-coil domain-containing protein 9B isoform X1: protein MIADPSQLPAPLPAHARLEGAQDRPLTAEMHRPSPTEAMFKKKEQKDVELDRKIEALRKKNEALMKRYQEVEEDKKRAEQEGMALQGRRGKAEDLTITINKSANEGRVVTKKSGTGGAATPRATQEHVEGEINPFCAGRGRRRQLLVTTGGNTKGKRIVSEQKGADQASAPGGPKEPAGEEKAVEPIRRGRPPQVSKRDAGVQEEEGRQEELRTAVESARLAECDPYYQESEEPGVQALTDLTIPTSKEEQLEYLRWKKEREQIDRERVARHKNAKGQWRRAWDMDKPETVFRERFHREAGREGQARGGRNARRGNPRLYDESRGQPHRNRDKASKSIPTVGSKAKGKDRLTGRARRWDAKEGEDHTQQTAETTLEEFLEELDAFGEPEVEDTPPLEERREETAEQDAQNGVMAGELPSRDEKGCGAGSIALVNGREDRGQESANSEPLPRKATEKKVRFLAEVTRSPMASTSGPKELDTLERDSHHNNATKAGVYQLSQQHLVPMLEGPLTGGGGQEQELLSGLVQGASHPPELVQTESLCSSKASKTAKSDSRADNTPIVNSDLEHKALDASSCTSQFLELSKSSNTRSPGEKIDSSFSVMSMDSESSHRAHKSSTDKAKENGKIV, encoded by the exons AGCCCCACAGAGGCCATGTTTAAAAAGAAGGAGCAGAAGGATGTGGAGTTGGATCGCAAGATCGAGGCTCTGAGGAAGAAGAATGAGGCCCTCATGAAGAGGTACCAG GAAGTGGAAGAGGACAAAAAGAGGGCGGAGCAGGAAGGCATGGCCTTGCAGGGCCGCAGGGGCAAAGCGGAGGACCTGACCATCACCATCAACAAGTCCGCTAAT GAAGGACGTGTGGTGACTAAGAAGTCTGGGACCGGTGGTGCGGCAACCCCTCGGGCGACGCAGGAACACGTGGAGGGGGAGATCAACCCTTTCTGCGCAGGACGGGGCAGGAGGAGGCAGCTGCTGGTCACCACGGGGGGCAACACCAAG GGAAAACGGATTGTGAGCGAGCAGAAGGGGGCGGACCAGGCGTCTGCCCCCGGGGGGCCGAAGGAGCCTGCGGGGGAAGAAAAGGCGGTTGAGCCGATCCGGAGGGGAAGGCCACCCCAAGTCTCCAAGAGGGACGCTGGAGTGCAG gaggaggaggggaggcaGGAGGAGCTGCGCACAGCGGTGGAGAGTGCTAGGCTGGCGGAGTGTGACCCCTATTACCAG GAAAGCGAGGAGCCCGGCGTGCAAGCGCTTACGGATCTCACCATCCCCACCTCcaaggaggagcagctggagtACCTGCGCTGGAAGAAGGAACGCGAACAGATCGATCGTGAGCGCGTGGCCCGTCACAAGAACGCCAAGGGCCAGTGGAGGAGGGCGTGGGACATGGACAAACCCGAGACAGT GTTTCGAGAGAGATTTCACAGGGAAGCTGGTCGTGAAGGTCAAGCCAGAG GAGGAAGAAATGCAAGAAGAGGTAATCCCAGACTGTATGACGAGTCACggg GTCAGCCGCATCGAAACAGGGACAAGGCGAGCAAAAGCATACCGACTGTCGGAAGCAAGGCCAAGGGCAAAGACCGATTGACTGGGAGGGCAAGGAG ATGGGACGCCAAGGAGGGAGAAGATCACACACAG CAAACTGCAGAAACCACTTTAGAAGAGTTCCTGGAGGAGCTGGATGCCTTTGGAGAACCTGAAGTTGAGGACACCCCTCCACTggaggagagaagagaagagactGCAGAACAAGATGCCCAGAATGGGGTGATGGCTGGAGAGCTCCCTTCTAGGGATGAGAAGGGATGTGGAGCTGGTAGTATTGCTCTGGTCAACGGCCGTGAAGACAGGGGGCAAGAATCAGCCAACTCTGAGCCACTTCCCCGCAAAGCTACAGAGAAAAAAGTCCGTTTCTTGGCAGAGGTCACTAGAAGCCCCATGGCCAGCACTTCAGGCCCCAAGGAATTGGACACCTTAGAAAGAGACTCGCACCACAATAATGCCACCAAAGCAGGAGTTTATCAGCTCAGCCAGCAGCATCTGGTACCGATGCTTGAGGGTCCCTTGACAGGTGGTGGTGGTCAAGAACAGGAACTCCTGAGTGGGCTGGTACAGGGGGCCAGTCACCCACCGGAGCTAGTGCAGACAGAAAGCCTGTGCTCCTCAAAAGCCTCCAAAACTGCAAAGTCTGACTCCAGAGCTGACAACACACCCATTGTCAACTCTGACCTGGAGCACAAAGCCCTGGACGCAAGCTCGTGTACCAGCCAGTTTCTAGAACTTTCTAAGAGCAGTAACACCAGGAGCCCAG GGGAGAAGATCGACTCTAGCTTCTCCGTAATGAGCATGGACTCCGAGTCTTCACATCGTGCTCACAAGAGCAGCACGGACAAG gcaaaagaaaatggaaaaatagttTGA
- the ccdc9b gene encoding coiled-coil domain-containing protein 9B isoform X2 — protein sequence MIADPSQLPAPLPAHARLEGAQDRPLTAEMHRPSPTEAMFKKKEQKDVELDRKIEALRKKNEALMKRYQEVEEDKKRAEQEGMALQGRRGKAEDLTITINKSANEGRVVTKKSGTGGAATPRATQEHVEGEINPFCAGRGRRRQLLVTTGGNTKGKRIVSEQKGADQASAPGGPKEPAGEEKAVEPIRRGRPPQVSKRDAGVQESEEPGVQALTDLTIPTSKEEQLEYLRWKKEREQIDRERVARHKNAKGQWRRAWDMDKPETVFRERFHREAGREGQARGGRNARRGNPRLYDESRGQPHRNRDKASKSIPTVGSKAKGKDRLTGRARRWDAKEGEDHTQQTAETTLEEFLEELDAFGEPEVEDTPPLEERREETAEQDAQNGVMAGELPSRDEKGCGAGSIALVNGREDRGQESANSEPLPRKATEKKVRFLAEVTRSPMASTSGPKELDTLERDSHHNNATKAGVYQLSQQHLVPMLEGPLTGGGGQEQELLSGLVQGASHPPELVQTESLCSSKASKTAKSDSRADNTPIVNSDLEHKALDASSCTSQFLELSKSSNTRSPGEKIDSSFSVMSMDSESSHRAHKSSTDKAKENGKIV from the exons AGCCCCACAGAGGCCATGTTTAAAAAGAAGGAGCAGAAGGATGTGGAGTTGGATCGCAAGATCGAGGCTCTGAGGAAGAAGAATGAGGCCCTCATGAAGAGGTACCAG GAAGTGGAAGAGGACAAAAAGAGGGCGGAGCAGGAAGGCATGGCCTTGCAGGGCCGCAGGGGCAAAGCGGAGGACCTGACCATCACCATCAACAAGTCCGCTAAT GAAGGACGTGTGGTGACTAAGAAGTCTGGGACCGGTGGTGCGGCAACCCCTCGGGCGACGCAGGAACACGTGGAGGGGGAGATCAACCCTTTCTGCGCAGGACGGGGCAGGAGGAGGCAGCTGCTGGTCACCACGGGGGGCAACACCAAG GGAAAACGGATTGTGAGCGAGCAGAAGGGGGCGGACCAGGCGTCTGCCCCCGGGGGGCCGAAGGAGCCTGCGGGGGAAGAAAAGGCGGTTGAGCCGATCCGGAGGGGAAGGCCACCCCAAGTCTCCAAGAGGGACGCTGGAGTGCAG GAAAGCGAGGAGCCCGGCGTGCAAGCGCTTACGGATCTCACCATCCCCACCTCcaaggaggagcagctggagtACCTGCGCTGGAAGAAGGAACGCGAACAGATCGATCGTGAGCGCGTGGCCCGTCACAAGAACGCCAAGGGCCAGTGGAGGAGGGCGTGGGACATGGACAAACCCGAGACAGT GTTTCGAGAGAGATTTCACAGGGAAGCTGGTCGTGAAGGTCAAGCCAGAG GAGGAAGAAATGCAAGAAGAGGTAATCCCAGACTGTATGACGAGTCACggg GTCAGCCGCATCGAAACAGGGACAAGGCGAGCAAAAGCATACCGACTGTCGGAAGCAAGGCCAAGGGCAAAGACCGATTGACTGGGAGGGCAAGGAG ATGGGACGCCAAGGAGGGAGAAGATCACACACAG CAAACTGCAGAAACCACTTTAGAAGAGTTCCTGGAGGAGCTGGATGCCTTTGGAGAACCTGAAGTTGAGGACACCCCTCCACTggaggagagaagagaagagactGCAGAACAAGATGCCCAGAATGGGGTGATGGCTGGAGAGCTCCCTTCTAGGGATGAGAAGGGATGTGGAGCTGGTAGTATTGCTCTGGTCAACGGCCGTGAAGACAGGGGGCAAGAATCAGCCAACTCTGAGCCACTTCCCCGCAAAGCTACAGAGAAAAAAGTCCGTTTCTTGGCAGAGGTCACTAGAAGCCCCATGGCCAGCACTTCAGGCCCCAAGGAATTGGACACCTTAGAAAGAGACTCGCACCACAATAATGCCACCAAAGCAGGAGTTTATCAGCTCAGCCAGCAGCATCTGGTACCGATGCTTGAGGGTCCCTTGACAGGTGGTGGTGGTCAAGAACAGGAACTCCTGAGTGGGCTGGTACAGGGGGCCAGTCACCCACCGGAGCTAGTGCAGACAGAAAGCCTGTGCTCCTCAAAAGCCTCCAAAACTGCAAAGTCTGACTCCAGAGCTGACAACACACCCATTGTCAACTCTGACCTGGAGCACAAAGCCCTGGACGCAAGCTCGTGTACCAGCCAGTTTCTAGAACTTTCTAAGAGCAGTAACACCAGGAGCCCAG GGGAGAAGATCGACTCTAGCTTCTCCGTAATGAGCATGGACTCCGAGTCTTCACATCGTGCTCACAAGAGCAGCACGGACAAG gcaaaagaaaatggaaaaatagttTGA
- the LOC108919505 gene encoding uncharacterized protein LOC108919505 — translation MRERDFMPNMERGKPATYTGDKKAKMAAKTNKKWVRLATVFAYVLSVSLAAIILAIYYSLIWKPTSASSAPGEASVEGVTATANISSNISIIDTNVTDTNATFTDLLMLNATDSDVASPKVSHWAARSMSSTMNSDPPGQYASDGRSATRNARSVIPMSQSGADEKDLMKEQSSSPSRYKRDASLSETSSGLQPDHLTASGVDAASAASTDDKRQQRGSRDHTPKVWQ, via the coding sequence ATGAGGGAACGGGACTTCATGCCCAACATGGAGAGGGGCAAACCCGCCACATACACCGGGGACAAGAAGGCGAAGATGGCCGCGAAGACCAACAAAAAGTGGGTGAGACTGGCAACCGTGTTCGCTTACGTGCTGTCCGTGTCCCTCGCTGCCATCATCCTGGCCATTTACTACAGCTTAATATGGAAGCCCACGTCCGCGTCCTCGGCGCCTGGAGAAGCCAGCGTGGAGGGGGTCACGGCCACGGCAAACATCTCCAGCAACATCTCCATCATCGACACCAATGTCACAGACACTAACGCCACGTTCACGGACCTGCTGATGCTGAACGCCACCGACTCGGACGTCGCATCTCCAAAGGTGTCTCACTGGGCTGCGAGAAGCATGAGCTCCACCATGAACTCCGATCCCCCTGGACAGTACGCATCGGACGGCCGCTCAGCGACGAGGAACGCCAGGTCGGTGATCCCGATGTCCCAAAGTGGCGCTGATGAAAAGGATTTGATGAAAGAACAGAGCTCCTCACCCTCACGCTACAAGAGAGACGCGTCCTTGTCCGAAACGTCCAGTGGACTACAGCCCGATCATCTCACAGCATCTGGTGTGGATGCTGCATCAGCTGCCAGCACTGATGACAAAAGGCAGCAGAGGGGTTCTAGGGACCATACCCCGAAGGTATGGCAGTGA